Sequence from the Mustelus asterias chromosome X, sMusAst1.hap1.1, whole genome shotgun sequence genome:
ccttcCAACTACATTGAGGGTCTCATAGAGCTTTAACTTTTTTATACAGCATTGACTGTTGTCCCCTGGTATGACAATGAAATGGAGGCTATTATTCATCTTAATCCATCAATTATTACAatcaataataaaagcaaaatactgcagatgctgaagatctgaaataagaacagaaaatgctgaatttaGTAttacatatgaactaggagcaggagtaggccatctggcccctcgagcctgctccactattcaataagatcatggctgatcttttcatggactcagctccacttacccacccgctcaccataacccttaattcctttactgttcaaaaatcgatctatccttgccttaaaaacattcaatttggtagcctcaactgcttcactgggcagggaattccacagattcacaaccctttgtgtgaagaagttcctcctcaactcagtcctaaatctgctccctcttattttgaggccatgccccctagttctagtttcatctgccagtggaaacaacttccctgcttctatcttatctgttcccttcataagcTTATATGTTTCtcgaagatctcccctcattgttctaaattccaatgagtgtagcctcagtctactcagtctctcctcataagccaaccctctgaactccggaatcaacctcgtgaatctcctctgcaccccctccagtgccagtatatcccttctgaagtaaggagaccaaaattgtacacagtaactccaggtgtggcctcaccagcaccttagacagctgcaacataacctccctgtttttaaactctatccctctaggaaggacaaaattccatttgccttcttaattacctgcaaaccaacttgttgtgattcatacacaaggacacccaggggtccatctgcacagtagcatgctgcaattttttaccatttaaataatagtccattttgctgttattcctaccaaaatggatgacctcacatttaccaacactgtactccatctgccagacccttgcccactcacttagactatctatatccatttgcagactttcagcgtccttagaatcatagaaaccctacagtgcagaaagaggccatttggcccatcgagtctgcaccgaccacaaccccacccaggccctacccccatatccctacatatttacccgctaatccctctgacctacgcatctcaggacactaaggggcaattttagcatggccattcaacctaacccacacatctttggactgtgggaggaaaccggagcaaacccacgcagacacgaggacaatgcaaactccacacagacagtgacctaagccgggaatcgaacccaggtccctggagctgtgaagcagcagtgctaaccactgtgctactgtgctgtcctctgcacactttgccctgccactcatcttagtgtcatctgcaaattttacacaccacacttggtccccaactctaaatcatctatgtaaatagtaaacaattgcagtcccaacactaatccctgaggcacaccactagtcactgatcgccaaccagaaaaacacctatttacccccactctttgctttctatttgttaaccaatcctctatccatgctaatacattacccgtaacactgtgcacctttatcttatgcagcagtctttggtgcggcaccttgtcaaatgccttatggaaatccagatacaccacatccaaagattccccattgtccactgtgcatgtaatgttctcaaagaattccaccaaattagtcaaacatgacctgcccttcatgaacccatgctgcatcttcccaatgggacaatttatattcagatgtctcgctatttcttccttgatgatagattcaagcattttccctgcctCCTTTTTTAACTGGTGTTACATTGTGTACCTGCTGCTCACAATGGGATGTCTTCGCTACTATAGAAGTTCAGTCTAGATTAGGTGATTGCTTTCTGGAATATCTTAATTCTCACTGCAGGAGTGTTCTTCAGCTTCCAGCAGTTTCCAATTTGAATTTTCCACTGCGGTCGTGGTCTGATCTCGTGGTCCTCAGCATCCTGCTCTATTCCAGTAAAATTCGAGGAAACAACCTAATTTTTGATAAGACACTTCATACTCAACATTCATTTCAACAGTTCCAGACCCACTCCCTTTTATCAGATAGTCAGTGCTGGTAATGATACTGCTGTTACTATTTATCCCTCCTCCTCACATGTATTTTGTTCCTTCACTTATCCCATTAGTTTATTTACCCTTCTCATTCTCACACATTGTTGTCTTGCCCTTGCCCATCTTCCCCTTTGTAATTTaatcactccagccttccatCCTATCACAAGACTCTTTGTTTTTCTTCCGCTCCCCTTCTCCTTTCCGACTCTACCTGTTTGTAAGTCTCAATTCTTCCAGTTTGGATAAAAGGTCAGCGACCTGAAAtattctgtttccctctccaaagAAGCTCtttaacctgctgagtttttccaacattttctgtcttaATTTTGAATTCCGGCATCTGCTGTCATGTGTTCTTTGTGCCACAGTCACAGAGGGaaccagggggtgggggtggcgttgATATGTCTAGAGGCTGACGGAGGGGAGGGTAAATACAAAAAATTGTTCGCAGATTGTAGGATATAAGAGATAAACAGTCTGATGCTTCAGGGGAAAAATGTGGGTGGGAATGGAACAGATTTTTCTTCTTTCTCTTCAAATTGACACAATTATCATTTCCTGATCGACTAATCACAAGCGGTCTTTCAAAGAaacacaacaggctgaatggcctctttctgtgctgtaactttaaaaaaatgttcatgggatataggcattgctggctgggacaacatttattgcccatccctgagggcatgccggagtcaaccacattgttggagATGTAGAGTCACATGCAGgttggaccaggtaaggacaacagattttgtTCCctcaaggacaatagtgaaccaaatgggtgtcCTTCACTTCTATAATTGTTTCATTTTTGTCCGCATTGCTGCTGCCTTCATAACCATTCTATTATCTTACAAAGCAACACCAGAAACAAGATTCACTGACACAATGCCATGTTTGGGTGGAAAGCAAATTACTTCTTCAGTTAATTGCTGTTTGCTGGAACATGAAATTCACACTTGGTGAAATATTCCCACAAGTTGCTCAGGTGTAACTTTCAATTTCCAAATCCCACCAACGGAATCATTGGCTCctgtgaaacttacaagataacacacaggggcggcatggtggcacagtggttagcactgctgcctcacagctccagggacccgggttcgattcccggcttgggtcactgtgtggagtttgcacattcgccctgtgtctgcatgggtttcctcccaaagtccaaagatgtgctggttaggtgcattggctatgctaaattctccctcagtgtacccgaacaggtgccggggtgtggcgactcggggaatttcacagtaacttcattgcagcgttaatgtaagcctacttgtgactaatgaataaacttcaactttacagCAGACATTCATCACTGAAAGCAAGTGACACGCATCAATTTCTAAACACTTGTTTGTCACATCTCTTTCTGCTTCTGCCCCTGCCTCCCCTCCAGCTCCGTCTACCCGTCCAACTCCCTGCCAGTTACCTTCTTGATGCAAACACAGTTTGTGAACCCAAACCTTACCTGGAAAGGAGGGATAGGGAATTGCACTGAGAAGAGATGGATTTGCATCTTCAGTATCAATTCTTTATGTCAATGTGTCAGAGAAACCTTGTTAATTTAGAAAAATTGTGCACAGAATCCGCAAAAACATCTTCAAGGGATTTGGACAATTAATTTAGAGGGGGACATATCAAATTTATGGAAAGGGAGAAGGAAATTGAAAGAAATTTGTATGTTCTTGAAAAAAAAACTGGCATTGTCATGGTGGGTGAACGGCCGCCTCTTCTACTGTGCCATTGTCGATCAGTCTGATGAGAACAGTCAAATTCAATTTCTTCAGTAaaatacatagagtcatagaggtttacagcatggaaacaggcccttcggcccaacttgtccatgctgcccttttttaaaacccctaagctaatcccaattgcccgcatttggcccatatccctctatacccatcgtgcccatgtaactatctaaatgccagAGAACAgagggaaaaatgttcccaacgtcgccctcatcctgatggccacctttgtgtgcggctgcatcaagctgtgtgtagatcctcggtacacgaACAGCAAGTGCAACTaccttttgaggttctacctgtcccaagtgttgcggaggatgggtctggccacactgccgcggaacgctccaagtagttggaccgtaccgcagcacctgtccttcgtggagaaatatttccggaaacacacctttgaccacatggcgatcaagcagtggtcagcacataatgtccttgaggccctgagagaaaaggagatggcggattctgtcggatggttccctgagcagattgtcagtgtcatctggcagaatgcctcatcaccagaactcacaaacaagcaccaagacctggcttggctggtggtgagaagggcactccccgtcagatcctttatgcacgctcgaGAACTCAacatcaccgcacgctgcccccgaagcggctgcgggggtgatgagacggtcgcacacctccttgtggaatgtgtctttgcaaagaaggtctggagtgagatgcagtggtatttgtggcggttcgtcccgggcagctcggtgacgcaggactctgtgctctacgcgctcaagcttggggcagctgccgcaaaggcacaatggggaaaggccaccgtgtaaagcctttcaaccgaggcagaccgagggcccggtaactgtagaacaccctcggcctgcgtaactgtgcgCTAATTGGCTGAGTTTTACTCAGTAAATAGTAACTAAAAACATGATCTTACAGACATGTGGTATTTGTATTTCTTTTGAGTTTTGAATGATCTGCAAAACGCACGATGTGGAGGAAGATAATAACTGATGAATTGCAGAAAGGTAGTTCACACGTGTGACAGGCTGATTATCCCATTAATCAGCTGTgttattttatgattctaatgttAAATCAATTACTCTGCCACATTGTTAACACTTCCAGCAGAATTGTACTTCCACAAAACAAATTTCTGAtgtgcaatcagactgcacgGTTTGACAATCTAGGCCAGTTCCTGAGCCAGTGAGCATGGTttctgtggtgtagtggttatcacgtttgcTGTGGGCAGAAACATGATTAAATCTCACTCATCTAAATGTGAAGCTAATCtccttaattcatttttgctgttaaaTATTAACTGAATATAGTACCTCACTCAAAATTACTTTTTCTTACTCTTTATGATGGTAGAGGAGGTAAAACTACTCAAGAGAGACGTGGGAACTGAGACTCTGCACAGATCGGATGGAATCTCTGCTTTCTGACACAGACAGGATTTTTCAAAAAATTCCAGCTAGCTTCATCCACTACGTTTTCATTGTTCATTTCAGATCGCTTTCACCAGAGATAAATCTCTCCTCCAAAGTGACATCGAGAACAAATGACTTGTTCAGCCAATGGAAAGAGCTGTTAGCTGGAACATGAAATTGACAGTGAGGTGAGATAGCTCCACAATCTGACAAACAATCTTAGCCATTGCCAGAGCCTTTTTGTAGTCATCTTATTTTAAAATCACACAATACTCCTTGTGGATCAATACTCTCCTCACTCTCATTACTTTTAGAACATCAAGAAATTATGCGTTAATATCCTATCAAGAGCCCCCAAATTTGTTAAGAATCGCACTGATGTTCAATGCAAGGATATTCCTAACCCCCAGAAGGTAAACCTGGAACACCGGTTCTTAACTGTTTTGCAgtttggtataatgtgaggaaaaaGATGAAACGCAGTAAAGAATGGTCCAGTCTTGTAACCATTCAAATGAAGAAGAATGTTTATTTAACTATGAAACACACAAGAAAGTCAGCCATACTGAATAAAAAATACGCTTAACTACAACAATGTCTACACACACATAGTTAAATTAACCCATTTCCAAATCTCTCCCCTAAACGAGAACATACCaccccaaaacaacatcccatcGATTTCAATATAATAAGCCAAATCTAGCAATAATCACTACATTGTATCTTTATTTTGGAGTAATTTTCTTGCAAACACCTTCGGTTTAAACAACAGTGTATAGGCAAAAGCTTATTTTCGGAAAGAATTCAGCTTCCAGTTGGGTGTGTCTGTGATCTTTTTGACCCATCAGCTCTTCTCCTCACTACAGGATCAACCCTGCCACTGAGATATGTTTATTCTTTTGATCTTGTCTTTTCTGAACAACTTATCTTAGACATCCCTCTTACGAACATTTCATTCATGACCTTCCCCTTTTTAGTAAGTACCACATCCATTCTTATTTCTCCTTTTGAACTCCGACAcactgtatctttaattcctgcaAATCAATGCCCACTTGTTCTCCACTTCACCGAGGTGAATATCTATTCATCCTGTTAcaaggaaaatgttttttttaaatccaattcTTTAATCAGCATTTTATTCTCACTTCTTGACAACATGTTGATGGCAAATCAGTTCCTGGAAACTCTTAAACCACTGCATACTCTGGACAGTTAAAAAGTCTCTCGTCAATGTGAACTCTTTGGTGTGTTTTCAAGTcaaataactgagtgaatcccttcccagacTCAGAGCAGGTGAGCAATCCTTAGCTAGTGTGAATTCACTGATGTTGAGTGAGAGTGGATGATCGCCTGAAACTTGTCCTATAGTGAGAGCAccctgaatggtctctcatcaaTGTAAACATGTTGGTGGATCATGAGGTTCCCGGAACTTTTAAAGCATTTCTCACAGTCTGAGCGTTCCAAAGGTCTGTCGTCAATGTGAACATATTGATGGGACATCAGCTGACTGGAACATTTAAAACACTTCCCAAAGTCTGAGCATTTCAGGGTCTGTTGTCagtgtgaacatgttgatgggaccTCAGCTCACTGGAACATTTGAAACACCTCCCACAATATGGGCAGTAAGCCTGGCTGCACCCTTTCTGCAGCGTATGTTCTCATAGATTTAATTcttccacagtgtgaacaccttgGTGAGACATCAGCCCCTGGAAAtatttatagcacttcccacattcTGAGCATATATAAGGTCCCGCATCAGTGTGAGCACGTTGATGGGACTTCAGCTCACTGGAACGTTTGAAACACATCCCACAAtatgggcatttaaaaggtctttcGTTAGAATGAACATTTTGATGGGACATCAGATCCCCAGAGGTTTTAAAGCACTTCTCACAGTtaggacatttaaaaggtctctgatcggtgtgaacacgttgatggaacTTCAGTTCCCttgaacttttaaagcacttctcaCAGTGCGGGcagttaaaaggtctctcatctcTGTGAATTAGTTTATGGGTCATCAGTTTCGCAGAACTCttaaaacccttcccacagtgaggacagctgaaaggtctctcctcagtgtgaaccagTTGATGGGAAATCAGGTTCCCAGGACGTTTAAAACACTTGTCAcaatctgggcatttaaaaggtttctcatcagtgtgaattcgctggtgtgatcgtaagttggatgactgagtaaatcctttcccacatttggagcaggtgtacggtctctccccagtgtgaatgtacCTATGCTTCAACAGGTTAGGTAACCGACCGAATACTTTCCCgcaatcggagcaggtgaaccgTTTTTCCCCACTGTGACTGTGTCGATTAGTTTCAAGGACAGGTGGGGAGTCggatcccttcccacaatcctccgGCTCCAACAGCTTCTTCTCGTTGTGACTGCATTTATGTTCTGACAGGTCTGATGATTGGCTGAATCCTCGTCCACACACGGAACATGTGTAtgctttctccccactgtgaacggtgcttttatcttccatgttcaaaatctaaTGTGTTCAGGTTGCTATGAACTGGGCAGTTCTGTCAAATCCTGGTGATTTCTGGCTTCATTTCCCAGATCGCAATCTGGAAAAACAAGATgtcagaacccacaaaaacacaaaggcaagtTGGGAAATTGAACTGAATGAATGTTAATTTGTCAGGCCAGCATGAGGAAAATGTGAGAATGAAAACTGCTCAATTGTTATAAACACCaaactggttcacaaatgtccctcgGAGTGACCCAGCCTGAACCTACCCAAACATTTGGCATttatgagagtggagagagtgagCTAGCAGTGGCAGGTAGAAAGGAGACAGATTGCATATATCTACAGCACAACCAGAAATTTGACAGAACCCCCTCAACTTTCACCATTCAGAAGATTTatgtgaacaccatcacctccaagttcccctccaaagcaCACACCATGCTTGTCTGACATTGAGTACGGGGTCAGCACAAAACTCCTCCATTTAAATACTGggcagactgaagccattgtcacagctacaaactccactcccaagatGGTGACGCGATGCCTCTAACATGGAATCCGACTATTCAAAACTTTGATATCATATTTGATCCCAAGATTTGCTTCCATCCACATATCGGCATCATCAGCAAGACTGCTGATTTCCACCTGAGTATCATTAACCGAATTcaccccagtctcagctcatctgctgctaaaaCCCTCACCCATTGCTGTTACCTCCATGTAACTATCCTCGCCAGCCTCCCACATTCAACCTCCCTGTATcttgaggttatccaaaactctgctgatgATGTGTTTACTCACACCAAGTCTTGTtcactcctgtgctcactgacctgcaaTTTCTTCTGGTTAATAATATCCAAAATCTTAATTTCCTTCTTTTCAAATGCCTCTGTAGTCTTGCTCTTCTCCACCTGTCCAGCCACACACCCTCCAAGATCTCGACAGTTAtctaattccggcctcttgaaCATTGATGATTTTAATCGATCCACCATTGGATCTTTCATTTATGTTACTCACAAGCTCTGGAAGTTCCTTAAACTTCTCCACCTCATTGTCCTCCTTTAAgattctcctgaaaacctccctcaTTGTCTAAGCTTTTCctcacctgccctaatatctccttatgtgtctcagtgtcaaatgGTACTTTATCACATTTCTATGAAATGAATTGTGTCGTTTTATAATGATAACGGTACAATATAGTCACTACCTTGGACATACAGGGCTGTTCAGCCCCATCAATCAGACATTCTAACTCAGAGTGTGACTCAGTTTCATGGACAAGTTGTTCCCATTCAGTCACAGAAAAGATTGCCCCAAATAAACATGGCGGCCGCGCATGCGTACTGCTGCACACGACCCATACAAAGAGGGCAGCCGCGCATGCGCCCTTCCGTCCATTGCCGGCGACAGGCATGGCGGCCGTTAACAGGCGGATCTGAAACTGAGAAACTAAATCCGCGGCCGCGCTCGGTGCAAATGAAAGACCGGAAAAATCTGTTTCGGGGTTTGCCGTTTACACAAAACGTTTACGAAGCGTCTCCACCCACCCGATGGATTGATTGCTCCCTCCGAGTTCGCTATTCTCCATTTACCCCTTCCACCTCCAGACAGCAACTTCTCGCCGACGCCATTACACGGACAGCGCATGCTCCAttctcagccccgcccctcattcactccgattggttggaggaccagccgcccTCGCTCGGTCCTCCCGCCCTGTCCCATTTCCTTCTATTGGTCCAGAGCCGCCGTCAATCATTCGGGCATTGAGAATGGGGCTGAGTTCCAGGCTGAGTTCCCACCCTGCACTttttccacgtgtctgcgtggattttctctggcTGTTTCtgttttcca
This genomic interval carries:
- the LOC144481872 gene encoding uncharacterized protein LOC144481872, which gives rise to MEDKSTVHSGEKAYTCSVCGRGFSQSSDLSEHKCSHNEKKLLEPEDCGKGSDSPPVLETNRHSHSGEKRFTCSDCGKVFGRLPNLLKHRYIHTGERPYTCSKCGKGFTQSSNLRSHQRIHTDEKPFKCPDCDKCFKRPGNLISHQLVHTEERPFSCPHCGKGFKSSAKLMTHKLIHRDERPFNCPHCEKCFKSSRELKFHQRVHTDQRPFKCPNCEKCFKTSGDLMSHQNVHSNERPFKCPYCGMCFKRSSELKSHQRAHTDAGPYICSECGKCYKYFQGLMSHQGVHTVEELNL